A stretch of Streptomyces vietnamensis DNA encodes these proteins:
- a CDS encoding IucA/IucC family protein, protein MHFAPDHDTGVRQPPRAPEAAAAPPPAFAPEDDFATELAAVAPGLLAAYREELPPARAAVLGRLWRALLHEPLPGVAERDAHAGRVVLADGRVLSGPPRRPYDLVVPGEDTTVRLDGRAHDHPAALLAALGLPGAEALVAELGHGVASLALSRAGATYRPEDARSLPYVEQSVVDGHPYHPCCRSRPGLSVAEQLAYAPEHRPVVDLDLVAVPADRCLVAGEWPDRLRDGDRLLLPVHPWQSAHVLPGLGHEPYATGAIPARPLMSVRTLAPLDGGPHLKTALTTRMTSAIRDISASGVENSAPLSALLAQVVADPAGTLTITRNLAGASALVRGEPSADLAVLLRESPSAAARLRPGETVVPVAALAARPAGDGPPLIRTLLASAGAPDAGADWLAAFAGLAVPPLVRLLSRGVAPAAHGQNLLVVLDAHARPRRLVYRDLADVRLSPSRLARHGFDAAPVGGRVIDDDPDVLRTMLFGHLFGTTFGTLVSALAALAERDRKEEDRLWDVVAAAAHRAYDELPATPENRADRAALLAPELRVKGLTLMRLRGVDRDAWIPLPNPLGPVRPGRHRPDVPQDRTPRPGSWR, encoded by the coding sequence ATGCACTTCGCTCCGGATCACGACACGGGCGTACGGCAGCCACCGCGCGCCCCCGAGGCGGCCGCCGCCCCACCCCCAGCTTTCGCCCCCGAGGACGACTTCGCCACCGAACTGGCGGCCGTGGCCCCCGGGCTCCTCGCCGCCTACCGCGAGGAACTGCCCCCGGCGCGGGCGGCGGTCCTCGGCCGGCTGTGGCGCGCGCTGCTCCACGAGCCGCTGCCGGGGGTCGCGGAGCGTGACGCGCACGCCGGCCGGGTGGTGCTCGCCGACGGGCGGGTCCTGAGCGGGCCGCCCCGGCGCCCGTACGACCTGGTGGTCCCCGGCGAGGACACGACCGTACGGCTCGACGGCCGCGCCCACGACCACCCGGCCGCCCTCCTCGCCGCGCTCGGCCTGCCGGGCGCCGAGGCCCTCGTCGCCGAACTCGGCCACGGCGTCGCCTCCCTGGCGCTGTCCCGGGCGGGGGCGACCTACCGGCCGGAGGACGCCCGTTCCCTCCCGTACGTCGAGCAGAGCGTCGTCGACGGGCACCCGTACCACCCCTGCTGCCGCAGCCGCCCCGGCCTCTCGGTGGCCGAGCAGCTCGCGTACGCGCCCGAGCACCGCCCCGTCGTCGACCTCGACCTGGTGGCGGTCCCGGCCGACCGGTGCCTCGTCGCGGGGGAGTGGCCGGACCGGCTGCGGGACGGCGACCGGCTGCTGCTGCCCGTGCACCCCTGGCAGAGCGCGCACGTCCTGCCGGGCCTCGGACACGAGCCGTACGCCACCGGAGCGATCCCCGCCCGGCCGCTGATGAGCGTACGGACCCTCGCCCCGCTCGACGGCGGACCGCACCTGAAGACGGCGCTGACCACGCGGATGACCAGCGCGATCCGCGACATCTCGGCGAGCGGCGTCGAGAACAGCGCGCCGCTCTCCGCGCTCCTCGCGCAGGTCGTGGCCGACCCGGCCGGCACACTGACGATCACCCGCAACCTCGCCGGCGCCTCCGCGCTCGTACGCGGGGAGCCCAGCGCCGACCTCGCCGTCCTGCTCCGCGAGTCACCGTCCGCCGCCGCGCGGCTGCGCCCGGGGGAGACGGTCGTGCCGGTGGCGGCGCTCGCCGCCCGCCCCGCCGGAGACGGACCGCCCCTGATCCGGACGCTCCTGGCGTCCGCCGGGGCTCCGGACGCGGGCGCCGACTGGCTGGCCGCCTTCGCCGGCCTCGCGGTGCCGCCGCTCGTCCGCCTCCTGAGCCGGGGCGTCGCGCCCGCCGCCCACGGGCAGAACCTCCTGGTCGTGCTCGACGCGCACGCCCGCCCCCGCCGGCTCGTCTACCGGGACCTCGCCGACGTGAGGCTGAGCCCGAGCCGCCTCGCCCGGCACGGCTTCGACGCGGCTCCCGTCGGCGGGCGGGTGATCGACGACGACCCGGACGTGCTCCGCACGATGCTTTTCGGCCACCTCTTCGGCACGACGTTCGGGACCCTGGTCTCCGCCCTCGCCGCCCTTGCCGAACGCGACCGGAAGGAGGAGGACCGGCTCTGGGACGTCGTCGCCGCCGCGGCCCACCGCGCCTACGACGAGCTCCCCGCGACCCCCGAGAACCGGGCCGACCGCGCGGCCCTCCTCGCCCCGGAACTCCGGGTCAAGGGCCTCACCCTGATGCGCCTGCGGGGCGTGGACCGTGACGCGTGGATCCCGCTCCCGAACCCCCTGGGGCCTGTCCGACCAGGACGTCACCGCCCAGACGTACCTCAGGACCGGACGCCCCGGCCCGGGTCGTGGCGCTGA
- a CDS encoding IucA/IucC family protein, with protein MSEAKDRADALSATALLNCLIREVARPEPRPGADHAVHRLPATGRLLRVRAGRRPAEPCVRTDGGWLPLTFEALVALTADELGRHTGVTNRTVVGEMTDSRDVIAALQDARAAACPPEDPYLRSEQALLAGHRYHPAPKARGAGAPESWLPYAPEAYARFPLELLGVRADVVAEDGDLSLLEVLGTAGPDGYVVLPIHPWELDLLHESGLPAFRDGRLLRLGASAPQAGPAVPTSSIRTVYLPEADLFCKLSLDVQITNGNRRLELRDLLWLRTIGELLAPVFDPLPTASFLADRGYRTADLGGQHAYEGFAVIAREGLRPHLLPGVTPLLAAGIGEGFPGNPLDGLTPERALVWWQRYLDRLVPPVLHAWRAHGLVLECHLQNVLVGVDAAGLPAQVVFRDHEGIRIVAERHRALLDRYASRGPAPVLDAAHGWERLAYCLVTNNLSEIAGALTDRHPELAGELWPRAREVFAGYAAEHGGPAEITALLASPHVPAKTNLLLRWLDVDGADARYTPMANPLY; from the coding sequence GTGAGTGAAGCCAAGGACCGGGCCGACGCCCTGTCGGCCACCGCCCTCCTCAACTGTCTGATCCGGGAGGTGGCCCGGCCCGAGCCCCGCCCGGGCGCGGACCACGCCGTCCACCGGCTCCCGGCGACCGGCCGTCTCCTTCGGGTACGGGCGGGCCGCAGGCCCGCCGAACCCTGTGTCCGCACCGACGGCGGCTGGCTCCCGCTGACCTTCGAGGCCCTCGTGGCGCTGACCGCCGACGAGCTCGGCCGGCACACCGGCGTCACCAACAGGACCGTCGTCGGCGAGATGACCGACAGCCGGGACGTCATCGCGGCGCTGCAGGACGCGCGCGCCGCCGCGTGCCCGCCGGAGGACCCGTACCTGCGGTCGGAGCAGGCGCTGCTCGCCGGGCACCGGTACCACCCGGCGCCCAAGGCGCGCGGGGCGGGCGCCCCGGAGAGCTGGCTGCCGTACGCGCCGGAGGCGTACGCCCGGTTCCCGCTGGAGCTCCTCGGCGTCCGGGCCGACGTCGTCGCGGAGGACGGGGACCTGTCGCTCCTGGAGGTGCTGGGGACGGCGGGGCCCGACGGCTATGTGGTTCTCCCCATTCACCCCTGGGAGCTGGACCTGCTGCACGAAAGCGGGCTGCCCGCGTTCCGTGACGGGCGGCTGCTCCGGCTCGGTGCGAGTGCGCCGCAGGCGGGGCCGGCCGTGCCGACCTCCTCCATACGGACGGTGTACCTGCCGGAGGCCGACCTCTTCTGCAAGCTCAGCCTGGACGTGCAGATCACCAACGGGAACCGCCGTCTGGAGCTGCGCGACCTCCTCTGGCTGCGGACGATCGGCGAGCTCCTCGCGCCGGTCTTCGACCCCCTCCCCACGGCGAGCTTCCTCGCCGACCGGGGCTACCGCACCGCCGACCTCGGCGGGCAGCACGCCTACGAGGGCTTCGCGGTGATCGCCCGCGAGGGCCTGCGTCCGCATCTGCTGCCCGGGGTGACGCCGCTGCTCGCGGCGGGCATCGGCGAGGGCTTCCCCGGGAACCCGCTCGACGGGCTGACCCCGGAGCGGGCCCTCGTCTGGTGGCAGCGCTACCTCGACCGGCTCGTACCACCGGTGCTGCACGCCTGGCGGGCGCACGGCCTGGTCCTGGAGTGCCATCTGCAGAACGTCCTCGTCGGCGTGGACGCCGCCGGCCTCCCGGCGCAGGTGGTCTTCCGCGACCACGAGGGGATACGGATCGTCGCCGAGCGGCACCGCGCGCTCCTGGACCGGTACGCGTCACGGGGGCCCGCCCCGGTCCTGGACGCGGCGCACGGCTGGGAGCGGCTGGCGTACTGCCTGGTGACGAACAACCTCTCCGAGATCGCCGGCGCCCTCACCGACCGCCACCCGGAGCTCGCCGGCGAACTGTGGCCCCGGGCGCGGGAGGTCTTCGCCGGGTACGCGGCGGAGCACGGCGGCCCGGCGGAGATCACCGCCCTGCTCGCCTCGCCCCACGTCCCCGCGAAGACCAACCTGCTGCTGCGCTGGCTCGACGTGGACGGGGCCGACGCCCGGTACACGCCGATGGCCAACCCGCTGTACTGA
- a CDS encoding esterase-like activity of phytase family protein yields the protein MNPSSTRLLRRPALVVLPLSAALACSVVVGTADATPAHHGDPAGRVLSTSTLPDIPLAAFSNGLLPGSVADDRGVDLGGIGSDLYPAGRRGEYWTVTDRGPNGQIAVGKDKRRTFPVPGFDPAIVKIRTVGDRLQVLKSIPLTTASGAPVTGLPNQPGRDEAPYDYNASTPLAYDPNGLDTEGLVRDRDGSFWLVDEYGPSLVHVSAKGRVLARHVPKGLGLTGTDYPVVESLPSIFLQRKANRGFEGLALLPDGDLVLGLQSPLLNPDKVSGENSRTTRLLRFSPEENRVTAEYAYRFDAVGVVEPGQTKTSELKLSALVAVGGDRLLVQERTDKAARLYEVRLRRGSDILGTTWDTATAPTLEQLDDTAAAEVPVLDKRLVIDLNTVEGVPGKIEGVAVEGSSTLVLLNDNDFGMTDGPEAFDANGRLVDSGVETTLVRVRLDRPVR from the coding sequence ATGAATCCGTCGAGCACGCGTCTCCTGCGCCGGCCCGCCCTCGTCGTCCTGCCGCTGTCCGCCGCGCTCGCGTGCTCGGTGGTCGTGGGGACGGCCGACGCCACCCCGGCGCACCACGGCGACCCCGCCGGCCGGGTCCTCTCCACCTCGACGCTGCCCGACATCCCGCTGGCCGCCTTCAGCAACGGCCTGCTGCCGGGCAGCGTCGCCGACGACCGGGGCGTCGACCTCGGCGGCATCGGCAGCGACCTGTACCCGGCCGGGCGGCGCGGCGAGTACTGGACCGTCACCGACCGGGGCCCCAACGGGCAGATAGCCGTCGGCAAGGACAAGCGGCGCACCTTCCCCGTGCCCGGCTTCGACCCGGCCATCGTGAAGATCCGCACCGTCGGCGACCGCCTCCAGGTGCTGAAGTCCATCCCGCTCACCACCGCCTCCGGCGCCCCCGTGACGGGCCTGCCGAACCAGCCGGGCCGCGACGAGGCCCCGTACGACTACAACGCCTCCACCCCGCTCGCGTACGACCCGAACGGCCTCGACACCGAGGGCCTCGTCCGCGACCGGGACGGCAGCTTCTGGCTGGTCGACGAGTACGGGCCCTCGCTCGTGCACGTCTCCGCGAAGGGCCGGGTCCTCGCCCGCCACGTCCCCAAGGGCCTCGGCCTGACCGGCACCGACTACCCGGTCGTCGAGTCGCTGCCGTCGATCTTCCTCCAGCGCAAGGCCAACCGCGGCTTCGAGGGCCTCGCGCTGCTCCCCGACGGCGACCTCGTCCTCGGCCTGCAGAGCCCGCTGCTCAACCCCGACAAGGTCTCCGGCGAGAACTCCCGCACCACCCGCCTGCTGCGCTTCTCGCCCGAGGAGAACCGGGTCACCGCCGAGTACGCCTACCGCTTCGACGCCGTCGGCGTCGTCGAGCCCGGCCAGACCAAGACCTCCGAGCTGAAGCTCTCCGCGCTCGTCGCCGTCGGCGGCGACCGCCTCCTCGTGCAGGAGCGCACCGACAAGGCCGCCCGCCTCTACGAGGTCCGCCTCCGCCGCGGCTCCGACATCCTCGGCACCACCTGGGACACCGCGACGGCACCCACCCTGGAGCAGCTCGACGACACGGCCGCGGCCGAGGTCCCGGTCCTCGACAAGCGGCTCGTCATCGACCTGAACACGGTCGAGGGCGTCCCCGGCAAGATCGAGGGCGTCGCCGTCGAGGGCTCCTCGACCCTCGTCCTGCTCAACGACAACGACTTCGGCATGACGGACGGCCCGGAGGCCTTCGACGCGAACGGCCGCCTCGTCGACAGCGGCGTGGAGACCACCCTCGTACGGGTCAGGCTGGACCGCCCGGTCCGCTGA
- a CDS encoding DUF2079 domain-containing protein encodes MGNALSHVPTRPRDHVGQPQKPQSQSQSQSQAEGGAGVGRWGADDRFRGVALTALCLLVCAGLGLQSWTALRATGFDLGIFDQAVRAYAHFELPRSPIKNVHHEFPPGFSLLGDHFTPALALLAPLYWLWDDPRTLILAQAALFAAGVPVVRRIARHVFAGAEPRVVRRAADLGGLVYALGWPLLNSSYNGFHEVAFAVPFTLLMLERGLAHRYGAAAFWAALLCTAKEDMGLVVGAYGLVLAVRAHRAGRRTGRATGIVLALAGPLVSAVVIGRLIPAMGGPEGYYWSYGSLGTDPGDALAHVLTAPWVLLQAAVTPFVKVAMLAWILGSLALLPLGSPTFLLAVPLLAERVLSDNPNHWPVINHYDAFLWPILLTAALETLARLHARRRGIRPWAVAALALSSAAAVALGLNLLVRPDFWRPSPDKRPLATAAALIPDGATVEADNTIAPRLTARTDVVIADGTPRGADWFLLRTNDRTFPFASTDEQRRRVELLLAHGYTQVWQRNGTVLLHRTDPATPIPGMHRPGPDSTPIREAVPKDVGANLLLR; translated from the coding sequence ATGGGGAACGCGTTGTCGCACGTACCGACCCGCCCGCGAGACCACGTCGGGCAGCCGCAGAAGCCGCAGTCGCAGTCGCAGTCGCAGTCGCAGGCGGAGGGCGGGGCGGGCGTCGGCCGGTGGGGTGCGGACGACCGGTTCCGGGGCGTCGCCCTCACCGCCCTCTGCCTCCTCGTCTGCGCCGGCCTCGGGCTGCAGTCCTGGACGGCCCTGCGGGCCACCGGCTTCGACCTCGGCATCTTCGACCAGGCCGTGCGGGCGTACGCGCACTTCGAGCTGCCCAGGTCGCCGATCAAGAACGTCCACCACGAGTTCCCGCCCGGCTTCTCGCTCCTCGGCGACCACTTCACCCCCGCGCTCGCCCTCCTCGCGCCGCTCTACTGGCTGTGGGACGACCCGCGGACGCTGATCCTCGCGCAGGCCGCGCTGTTCGCGGCGGGCGTGCCGGTGGTCCGCCGCATCGCCCGGCACGTCTTCGCGGGCGCGGAGCCGCGCGTCGTACGCCGGGCCGCCGACCTCGGCGGGCTCGTGTACGCGCTCGGCTGGCCGCTCCTCAACTCCTCCTACAACGGCTTCCACGAGGTCGCCTTCGCGGTGCCGTTCACCCTCCTCATGCTGGAGCGGGGGCTTGCGCACCGCTACGGCGCCGCCGCCTTCTGGGCGGCCCTCCTGTGCACGGCCAAGGAGGACATGGGGCTGGTCGTCGGCGCGTACGGCCTCGTCCTCGCGGTCCGCGCCCACCGCGCAGGCCGTCGCACGGGCCGCGCCACGGGGATCGTGCTCGCCCTGGCGGGACCGCTGGTGTCCGCCGTCGTGATCGGCCGGCTCATCCCGGCGATGGGCGGACCCGAGGGCTACTACTGGTCGTACGGGAGCCTCGGCACCGACCCGGGGGACGCCCTGGCCCATGTCCTCACCGCCCCCTGGGTCCTGCTCCAGGCCGCCGTCACGCCCTTCGTCAAGGTCGCCATGCTCGCCTGGATCCTGGGCTCCCTCGCCCTCCTCCCGCTCGGCTCCCCGACCTTCCTGCTCGCCGTCCCCCTCCTCGCGGAACGCGTCCTCTCCGACAACCCCAACCACTGGCCGGTGATCAACCACTACGACGCCTTCCTGTGGCCGATCCTGCTCACGGCGGCCCTGGAGACGCTGGCGAGGCTGCACGCGCGCCGTCGTGGAATCCGTCCCTGGGCGGTCGCCGCGCTCGCCCTCTCCTCCGCGGCGGCCGTCGCCCTCGGCCTGAACCTCCTCGTCCGCCCCGACTTCTGGCGGCCCTCCCCGGACAAACGCCCCCTCGCCACGGCGGCCGCACTCATCCCGGACGGCGCCACCGTGGAGGCCGACAACACCATCGCGCCCCGTCTGACCGCCCGTACGGACGTGGTCATCGCCGACGGCACCCCGCGCGGCGCCGACTGGTTCCTCCTCCGGACGAACGACCGGACCTTCCCCTTCGCCTCCACCGACGAACAGCGCCGGCGGGTCGAACTCCTCCTCGCCCACGGCTACACACAGGTCTGGCAGCGGAACGGCACGGTCCTCCTCCACCGCACCGACCCCGCCACCCCGATCCCCGGCATGCACCGCCCGGGCCCGGACAGCACCCCGATCCGGGAGGCCGTCCCGAAGGACGTGGGCGCGAACCTGCTTCTGCGGTAG
- a CDS encoding winged helix DNA-binding domain-containing protein, which produces MALTPLTPRALNRSTLHRQLLLERAPLGVTEAVRRVVGLQAQHPGSPYVALWNRVADFDPKHLDGAVSGFELVRSTLMRLTLHLVHAEDYRAFREGMEPTLRGSRLHDPRFTKAGFTAADADALLPDLLAYAGSVRTGAEMKERLEAGRGGPVENVVWRMVRQYAPLWHAPTGPPWSFGTAQAFVTASELPVLRDPEASAAGLAALLRRYLEGFGPASVPDMAQFTTAPRGLVREAVKALEGELEQREGPGGTVLYDVPGAALPGEDVPAPPRLMAMWDSVLLAYADRSRVIPPEYRKHVIRVNGDTLPTLLVDGYVAGVWRPVDSGIEASAFHPLTAGDWDGLAAEAASLGTLLTDRDPRLYGRYDHWWTKGLPAVETRVLPY; this is translated from the coding sequence ATGGCCCTCACCCCCCTCACCCCCCGCGCCCTCAACCGCTCCACCCTCCACCGGCAGTTGCTCCTGGAGCGGGCGCCGCTCGGCGTCACGGAAGCGGTACGGCGAGTGGTGGGCCTCCAGGCGCAGCATCCCGGCTCGCCCTACGTGGCGCTGTGGAACCGGGTCGCGGACTTCGACCCGAAGCACCTCGACGGGGCCGTGAGCGGCTTCGAGTTGGTCAGGTCGACGCTGATGCGGCTCACGCTGCACCTCGTGCACGCCGAGGACTACCGGGCCTTCCGGGAGGGCATGGAGCCGACGCTGCGCGGTTCCCGACTGCACGACCCCCGTTTCACGAAGGCCGGATTCACGGCCGCCGACGCCGACGCGCTGCTCCCCGACCTCCTGGCGTACGCCGGGAGCGTGCGGACCGGGGCCGAGATGAAGGAGCGCCTCGAAGCCGGCCGGGGCGGGCCGGTGGAGAACGTGGTCTGGCGGATGGTGCGGCAGTACGCGCCGCTGTGGCACGCGCCGACGGGACCGCCGTGGTCGTTCGGGACCGCGCAGGCCTTCGTCACGGCGAGCGAACTGCCGGTGCTCCGCGACCCGGAGGCCTCCGCCGCCGGCCTGGCCGCCCTGCTCCGGCGCTACCTGGAGGGCTTCGGGCCCGCGTCCGTACCGGACATGGCGCAGTTCACGACGGCCCCGCGAGGCCTGGTACGGGAGGCGGTGAAGGCCCTGGAGGGTGAGCTGGAGCAACGGGAAGGGCCCGGCGGGACCGTGCTGTACGACGTACCGGGGGCGGCCCTGCCCGGCGAGGACGTCCCGGCGCCGCCCCGGCTGATGGCGATGTGGGACAGCGTCCTCCTCGCGTACGCGGACCGCAGCCGGGTCATACCGCCGGAGTACCGCAAGCACGTCATCCGCGTGAACGGCGACACGCTCCCGACGCTCCTCGTCGACGGGTACGTGGCCGGGGTCTGGCGGCCGGTCGACAGCGGGATCGAGGCCTCGGCCTTCCACCCGCTGACGGCCGGGGACTGGGACGGACTCGCGGCCGAGGCGGCGTCCCTGGGGACGCTGCTCACCGACCGCGATCCACGGCTGTACGGGCGGTACGACCACTGGTGGACCAAGGGCCTCCCGGCGGTCGAGACGCGAGTGCTGCCCTACTGA
- a CDS encoding potassium-transporting ATPase subunit C: protein MNNSVGNAGRLLWAGLRALLVLTVITGVLYPLAVTGIAQVAFPGKANGSETKDASGRVVGSELIGQTYLAGGKPDLRWFQPRPSNGLGTNSVNTQYKLILSGATNRSGDNADLIKWVKDAKAAVVEDNSTADYQVKPSDVPADAVTSSGSGLDPHISPEYAKLQVHRVAEKNHLTVAQVDRLVAAHTDDRILGFIGEPRVNVLELNVALREMAGRQ, encoded by the coding sequence ATGAACAACTCCGTAGGAAACGCAGGACGGTTGCTCTGGGCCGGACTCCGCGCCCTCCTCGTCCTCACCGTGATCACCGGCGTGCTCTACCCGCTCGCCGTCACCGGGATCGCCCAGGTCGCCTTCCCCGGCAAGGCCAACGGCTCCGAGACCAAGGACGCGAGCGGCAGGGTCGTCGGCTCCGAACTCATCGGCCAGACGTACCTGGCCGGCGGTAAGCCCGACCTCCGCTGGTTCCAGCCGCGCCCGTCCAACGGCCTCGGCACGAACAGCGTCAACACCCAGTACAAGCTGATCCTCTCCGGCGCCACCAACCGCTCCGGCGACAACGCCGACCTGATCAAGTGGGTCAAGGACGCCAAGGCGGCCGTCGTCGAGGACAACTCCACCGCCGACTACCAGGTCAAGCCCTCCGACGTCCCCGCCGACGCCGTCACCTCCTCCGGTTCCGGCCTGGACCCGCACATCTCCCCGGAGTACGCGAAGCTCCAGGTCCACCGCGTCGCCGAGAAGAACCACCTCACCGTCGCCCAGGTCGACAGGCTCGTCGCCGCCCACACCGACGACCGGATCCTCGGCTTCATCGGCGAACCCCGCGTCAACGTCCTCGAACTCAACGTCGCACTGCGCGAAATGGCCGGGCGTCAGTAG
- the kdpB gene encoding potassium-transporting ATPase subunit KdpB codes for MSTLTPTRPPQSGAPTGRPAETGRVGSGLFDPKQLVKSFPDAVRKLDPRMMVKSPVMFVVLVGSVVTTVLSVMNPGDWFGWAITAWLWLTTIFANLAEAVAEGRGKAQADTLRKAKTDTVARRLTKTGEEQVPGTALTIGDLVVCEAGDVIPGDGDVVEGVASVDESAITGESAPVIRESGGDRCAVTGGTKVLSDRVVIKITTKPGETFIDRMINLVEGAARQKTPNEIALNILLASLTIVFLLAVVTLKPFAIYAGADRQTSMIVLTALLVCLIPTTIGALLSAIGIAGMDRLVQRNVLAMSGRAVEAAGDVSTLLLDKTGTITLGNRQASEFVPVAGTTAAELADAAQLSSLADETPEGRSIVVLAKEKYGLRERHQGELAHAAWIEFTAQTRMSGVDVDGRKVRKGATGSVVAWVEERGGQVAQDVQQLTDAIAQAGGTPLLVAVEDADGARVLGVIHLKDVVKEGMRERFDELRRMGIKTVMITGDNPLTAKAIAEEAGVDDFLAEATPEDKMALIKREQAGGKLVAMTGDGTNDAPALAQADVGVAMNTGTSAAKEAGNMVDLDSNPTKLIEIVEIGKQLLITRGALTTFSIANDVAKYFAIIPAMFAVAYPSLDRLNIMGLASPQSAILSAVIFNALIIVALVPLALKGVRYRPSSADSMLRRNLGIYGLGGLVAPFIGIKIIDLLLSLIPGIG; via the coding sequence ATGAGCACCCTCACTCCCACCCGGCCCCCGCAGTCAGGGGCGCCCACCGGACGGCCGGCCGAGACCGGACGCGTCGGCAGCGGCCTGTTCGACCCGAAGCAGCTGGTCAAGTCCTTCCCGGACGCGGTCCGGAAGCTCGACCCCCGGATGATGGTCAAGTCGCCCGTCATGTTCGTGGTGCTGGTCGGCTCGGTCGTCACCACCGTCCTTTCGGTCATGAACCCGGGGGACTGGTTCGGCTGGGCGATCACCGCCTGGCTGTGGCTGACCACGATCTTCGCCAACCTCGCCGAGGCCGTGGCCGAGGGCCGGGGCAAGGCCCAGGCCGACACCCTGCGCAAGGCCAAGACCGACACCGTCGCCCGCCGCCTGACGAAGACGGGCGAGGAGCAGGTCCCCGGCACCGCACTGACGATCGGCGACCTGGTGGTCTGCGAGGCCGGTGACGTCATCCCCGGCGACGGCGACGTCGTCGAGGGCGTGGCGTCGGTGGACGAGTCCGCGATCACCGGCGAGTCTGCCCCGGTGATCCGGGAGTCGGGCGGTGACCGGTGCGCGGTCACCGGCGGCACGAAGGTGCTGTCCGACCGCGTCGTCATCAAGATCACCACGAAGCCCGGTGAGACGTTCATCGACCGGATGATCAACCTGGTCGAGGGCGCGGCCCGGCAGAAGACCCCGAACGAGATCGCCCTCAACATCCTGCTCGCCTCGCTGACCATCGTCTTCCTGCTGGCGGTCGTGACGCTGAAGCCGTTCGCGATCTACGCGGGCGCCGACCGGCAGACCTCGATGATCGTCCTGACCGCGCTGCTGGTCTGCCTGATCCCGACCACGATCGGCGCGCTGCTCTCCGCGATCGGCATCGCTGGTATGGACCGCCTCGTGCAGCGCAACGTGCTCGCCATGTCCGGGCGCGCGGTCGAGGCCGCCGGTGACGTCTCCACGCTGCTGCTCGACAAGACCGGCACCATCACCCTGGGCAACCGGCAGGCCTCGGAGTTCGTCCCGGTCGCCGGGACGACGGCCGCCGAACTGGCCGATGCCGCCCAGCTGTCCTCGCTCGCCGACGAGACCCCCGAGGGCCGCTCGATCGTCGTCCTCGCCAAGGAGAAGTACGGGCTGCGCGAGCGCCACCAGGGCGAACTCGCCCACGCCGCATGGATCGAGTTCACCGCCCAGACCCGGATGTCGGGCGTGGACGTGGACGGGCGCAAGGTCCGCAAGGGTGCGACCGGTTCGGTCGTGGCATGGGTGGAGGAACGCGGTGGCCAGGTCGCCCAGGACGTCCAGCAGCTCACCGACGCCATTGCGCAGGCTGGTGGCACGCCGCTGCTTGTGGCTGTGGAGGATGCGGACGGGGCCCGGGTCCTCGGTGTCATCCACCTCAAGGACGTCGTCAAGGAGGGCATGCGGGAGCGGTTCGACGAGCTGCGCCGGATGGGCATCAAGACGGTCATGATCACGGGTGACAACCCGCTGACCGCGAAGGCCATCGCCGAGGAGGCCGGGGTCGACGACTTCCTCGCCGAGGCCACCCCCGAGGACAAGATGGCCCTCATCAAACGGGAGCAGGCCGGCGGCAAGCTGGTCGCGATGACCGGCGACGGCACCAACGACGCCCCCGCCCTCGCGCAGGCCGACGTCGGGGTCGCGATGAACACGGGCACGTCGGCCGCGAAGGAGGCCGGCAACATGGTCGACCTCGACTCCAACCCGACCAAGCTCATCGAGATCGTCGAGATCGGCAAGCAACTCCTCATCACCCGGGGTGCGTTGACGACCTTCTCGATCGCCAACGACGTGGCGAAGTACTTCGCGATCATCCCCGCGATGTTCGCCGTCGCCTACCCGAGCCTGGACAGGCTCAACATCATGGGCCTGGCCTCGCCCCAGTCCGCGATCCTGTCCGCCGTCATCTTCAACGCGCTGATCATCGTGGCCCTGGTCCCGCTCGCCCTCAAGGGCGTGCGCTACCGCCCCTCCAGCGCCGACTCGATGCTGCGGCGCAACCTGGGCATCTACGGCCTGGGCGGCCTGGTCGCCCCGTTCATCGGCATCAAGATCATCGACCTCCTCCTCTCCCTCATCCCCGGAATCGGCTGA